ACAATTTCCCCGATCTGCTTGGATTTACCTGCCAGTTCCATGATAACATCGGATGACTCCGCAGAAGTGTGTTTTATGTTCTCCATTTTGTGCAGCAGGTCCTTTGTTGTCGTCCTGAGATTTTCCATTAGTTCATTTGAGCCTTTAGCACTCTCTGCAGCCTTACTTGAATTGGAGGCAACTTCCTGAACTGTCATTGTCATGTCGATCATGGCCCTTGAAACTTCTTCTGTCTTTGAGGCCTGGCTCTGGGCGCCTTTTGCGATTTCAGAAACAGTATCTTCGATCTGGTATGCTGATGATGTGATCTGTTCCACAGAAGCTGACATCTCTTCTGCTGTTGAAGCCACATTTATGGAACTATTGTGTACAAGCGATACCACTTCGTTCAATGCCCTTCTTGCATTTTCGATACCATCTGTCAGTTTCTTAACATCTCCATCAGCAACCAGTGTCAGCGGCCGTGAGAGGTCATTATTTGAAATTGCTGCAAGAACTTCACTTGACTCTTCTATCAGGCCCTGAAGCTTATCGCCAAAGGTGTTAAGGGCATCAGCAAAGTCTTTGAAATCACCATTTGCCTCAAGTTCAAACCTGGCATCCAGAAGACCTTTACTGTATTCGTTGACTATGCGCATGGCCTCATTCATTGGTGTGACAAGAGCGTCAATAGCATCATTGACAGAATCAATTGCATCTTTGTATGCACCATTGTACTGAGAGGAGTCAGACCTGTATTCCAGATCACCATTCTTTGCTGCATTTCCAAGCTTGACAAACTCAAGACCAAGTTTTTCAATATTGCTCATCATGGCAATGTAACACGGGATAAGATCATCATTTTCTGAACGTTTACCGACTTGTTTTAGGCCTTCAAGGTCGCTAAGGTCTCCAAGGGCTATCTTCTTGTTAACTCCCATTACCGTCAATATTCGTTCTCTGACACCATTGGTGGCAGTAGCAACTTCTGCATAGATTCCCTGGTAGTTTCCTTCTACCTTTCTTGTATGGTCATTATCAACCATTAATTGCAGGACTTCATTGCTCTCAACAAGTCCTCCAAGGCCATCTATGCATTCATTGATATTCTCTTTGATGTGATTGAAGTCACCCAGATATTCATCAGTTATCCTTTCAGGTATTTCTCCCTTTGATATCTGTTCTATATAGTCTGCTGTCATGTTCAGCGGATCAATAACAGAATCAAATGCATGATTTACGGTGGTAATGGCTTCATTGAACAATCCTCTGAAATTATCTGCATTTGCTCTATAGCGGAGGTTTCCATTTTCAGCGGCATGTCCAAGCTGAATGAACTCATCTGTCATTCCTTTTACATTTTCCATCATTGCGATGGTGTAAGGGAGAAGCTTGTCATTTTCGGAGCGTTTTCCAACGGACTTGTATTTATCAAGGTCGCTGAAATCTCCGGCAACCATGTACTCAAAGGTGCGCTGGATATTGAGCAGTCTCTTGCGCACTTCATTTACAGAATATATATTGTCTTTGAATATTCCATTGTATTGTCCAACGGCATCAGTCTCAAAGTCATTTACTGCAAGTTTAAGAAGTACATCTGTTCCTTCTTGAAGTGGTTCTGCTATTGAATCCAGAAGTGTGTTCTGTGATATTATTATCTTTTTGAAGTCTCCTTCATGTCTGGAGGCATCTGCACGCAGATCCATGATACCTTCAATACCTGCCTGAGCAAGTTTTTCAGAATCCTCAATAAGTGCATTTATCGCATCAACACAGAGATTGAGATTGTTCTTGAAATCATTGAAAGTTCCTTTGTATTCTCTTTCAATACGTGGTGGAATGTCACCCATTGATATTCTTTGTACATATTTGGATGCGGCAAGAAGTGGTTCCACAACAGCATCCATCAGGCTGTTGAAACATCCTGTAATGTCCTGTGCATCAGTACAGGATTTTGCAGTTCCTATACGCGTATCAAGCTGCCCTTCAAGTGCTTTAGCCAGGACTTCCTGCATTTCTCTTCTGATAAGCTCTTGTTCAACTGCCGCTATCTTCCACTGGATAGCTTCATCAAGAAAAGCATTGAGTTCCTCAACTGCAGCTTTGTCCGCATCGCTGCCTTGCAACGATATTCTGGCGTCATTGTTTCCGTTTTTGATAGAATTTAATACATCAGGAATCTCTTTAATCACTTTGTTTGTGCCAAACATGATATTGTCACCTTGTTACCGGTAAATTCTGTATGCTTGTGGGAACTGTTGTTATATCTGCATAATTTGAACAGATAGCTTTTACAACAGTTTCCAAATAATTTATGCTAAAATGAGTATATTAGTCTTATTATAAAAAGATTACATGCTAAAATGTGTGCATTAGAATATTTTTTACATCAAAAAAGACAGTTGGCCAAAGTTATAACAGTTGTATGGTGTGATCTGGATATCTCTCTTATGTGCAATAAATCCCTTTAACTTGAGATTCAATTCAGAGATATCCGGATTTTAATGCAATTGACAGATTGTGAATGTCCCTATTAAAATATCAACAAAAAAGAAAAAAGAAAAGCGCATAAAATAATTTGATCGCCAGCAAACAAAAAAGTAGAGCGGAACATCTTCAATGTCCAACTCATATCTCTTCTATTACAATATCTTCATCAAGGTCCATAGAGTTAAGCATTGCTTCAAGCTCGGCAAGATCAGATTCCAGATCCTGCATCTCTGTATCAGTGATCCCTATCATTCCCTCGCTGAGTAACTCGTCGGCAACACTGAGATTCTGACCAGCAGTGTCGCTGATATCGCTCTGTTCCTGGGTAGTGCTTTCTTTATCGGCACAGCCTGAGATGATAAGACTGAAGAGCACCACAGCAATGATAATCACGTTTCCGGTTTTAACCATACAACCACCTATCTTTATTTCCGCTTTACTCAGCTCTCAGTAACGTTTCCATCGTCAGTGTCGTCTTCGCTATCCTGTCCATCTTCCTGGGAGTCAGCTTCACCGGAATCATCGTCTTCTTCCTCATCAGATTCTTCTTCATCGTCAACTGAGTTGTCATCACTATCATCTTCCTGCTCATCCTCAGTTTCCGCTTCAAGCTCATCCTCTGAATCTTCAGCATCATCGTCATCTACGGCTTTGTATGCCCATTCACCAGTAGTTCCTTCTGCAGTGTATGTTCCCTGACCTGCAAGCACTACTGATCCTGTTCCTTCGGCGAAAAGGTCAATTCCGGTACCTTTTATCATTACTGTAAGTCGGCTTCCTTCAATGTGGATATCACCGGAAAGTCCGATGAATACAAATGCACGGTTGTTGTCAGTGCTGTTACCTGTGTCTATGTTGGACTGCTCATAGTCTTCCTCGTCAACAACGATCATGGCATCGTCAGCAAGATCTTTTATTACTATACTGACATTTTCCGCAGTAACATCGATTGTAACATTTCCTGAAATTACAACGGTTCCGTCACCGTTTGCTTCAAGTGTCCCGTCTCCGATCAGTGTGACCACGCCTTCCCTCTGCTGCTTGATCTCACCGAACATATTGCGCAGGAGTGCATTTGCTTCCGTTATTTCCTGGCCTGCCTCTGTGAAATACTGGTTTGCTTCCCTGATGTTCTCTGCATCAGTGCCTTCACCGTACATGTAAGCATATCTTGCATGTTCCTGATTTTGTTCAGCTGAAGCTATGAGTTCGTTGTACTTACCAAGCATCTCCTCAAGGTCACTGACATCCTGTCCGTTCTGTTCCATTCTGGCAATTTCACTTTCAAGACGGGTTGCCACATTCCGGGATGTCTGAATAACTGCTCCCACTTTGTTATCAATGACCTTTCCTTTTGACACTACGCGTTCCTTGCGCACATCGTTCCAGATACTTCTGATGTTCTTTGCAGACTCGGCAAGTTCCTGTCTTGTGCTTGCTTCCTCAACAGCTTCTCTTTCTTCTTCAAGAAGCTCTATGTAATCTTTATCTTCTTCCTCATCGAGGAAAGTAAGTATGTAGTCTATAGAACTGATCAGGTATTCTTTTGTAGCATTGATAGCTTCTTCTGTATTCAGATTTGGATTCTGGGACTTGACATTGGCAAAATTAGTCTTAGCTGCCTGATAGTTGCCTGCAGCATTACCGGAGTTCATTTTTGCAATTTCAACTCTCTTAGTTGTTGCATTCTCTGTCTCATTGACCCTTATCCTGTCTTTGACCATTGCTTTTACAGTACTTTCAGAATCATCACTGCTGTCATCATCAGAATCATCAGTAGCTTTTACATTGGCATTGTTCGTCTTCAGTTCTTTGTTTGAGTGTTCATTTGCATTTTCCGATGCTGCCATTGCACTCATCGGTACGATGCTGATCAGCATCATCATTATTGCAAAAATAGTAATTATGCGCATTCCATTTTTTGTATTCATAGAGTTCTCTCCAGTTCTCTTGAAAATATTATTGTTATTGATGTTATACGTATGAATTTAGGTTTTTAATATATAAATAGTAATGAATGTAATGTATAAATGGGATATATCCCGGTAAAGGATTATCCCATTTATTTCTCCCTTTCTGCTTTCGTTTTCATTTTCGTTTTTTATATCATGCTTTACTCTTCAGTGCATGATCCGTCTCTGGAGCGAGCCATATCCCCGTTGCCTGCTCCCTGACCATTTCCTGCTCCCTTTGGACCAGTTCCATCACAGATCCCATCATTTGGACAGTTGTCACAGATTCCGTCTCCATCTTCATCTACAAAGTTGTCACAGGTCCCATCACCATTGAATGCAACTTCAGTTGCTGTGATGTCAGCGTTAACTCCTGCTCTGGTTTGTTTCATCGGTGCGAAATCAGGGGCATTGGTAAGATCCTGGTCTCTGTCTCTCTGCTGGTCTGCTGCCATAGCAGATACTGCAAACAAGCTGAACAGCACAAGAGCTGCAGCAATAAGTGAAAGTTTTCTTGTGTTCATTTCAATTCTCCCTCTATTTTATTTTGAATTTATTCTTT
The sequence above is a segment of the uncultured Methanolobus sp. genome. Coding sequences within it:
- a CDS encoding methyl-accepting chemotaxis protein, which translates into the protein MFGTNKVIKEIPDVLNSIKNGNNDARISLQGSDADKAAVEELNAFLDEAIQWKIAAVEQELIRREMQEVLAKALEGQLDTRIGTAKSCTDAQDITGCFNSLMDAVVEPLLAASKYVQRISMGDIPPRIEREYKGTFNDFKNNLNLCVDAINALIEDSEKLAQAGIEGIMDLRADASRHEGDFKKIIISQNTLLDSIAEPLQEGTDVLLKLAVNDFETDAVGQYNGIFKDNIYSVNEVRKRLLNIQRTFEYMVAGDFSDLDKYKSVGKRSENDKLLPYTIAMMENVKGMTDEFIQLGHAAENGNLRYRANADNFRGLFNEAITTVNHAFDSVIDPLNMTADYIEQISKGEIPERITDEYLGDFNHIKENINECIDGLGGLVESNEVLQLMVDNDHTRKVEGNYQGIYAEVATATNGVRERILTVMGVNKKIALGDLSDLEGLKQVGKRSENDDLIPCYIAMMSNIEKLGLEFVKLGNAAKNGDLEYRSDSSQYNGAYKDAIDSVNDAIDALVTPMNEAMRIVNEYSKGLLDARFELEANGDFKDFADALNTFGDKLQGLIEESSEVLAAISNNDLSRPLTLVADGDVKKLTDGIENARRALNEVVSLVHNSSINVASTAEEMSASVEQITSSAYQIEDTVSEIAKGAQSQASKTEEVSRAMIDMTMTVQEVASNSSKAAESAKGSNELMENLRTTTKDLLHKMENIKHTSAESSDVIMELAGKSKQIGEIVNFITNIADQTNMLALNAAIEAARAGEHGRGFAVVADEVRKLAEDSGNAAKQIATLISEIQEGTDNAVVSIQQGSEEVTNGAEALNTVATDIEQVVEVGGMITNMVQDIAAAAQEQSASIEEITSSIEEVSAISEESAASTEEASASVQEQNSTMQELARSADELSCLSHDMKSVVDKFILDPNLRVSGANRANAASIACAGEGKGDDKHINHDGKPALV